Genomic window (Prosthecochloris aestuarii DSM 271):
TCACCACAGGAAGAAATTTCCGATGAGATCGAGCGTGAACTTCGTCAGAGAGCCTGGAACCTTCTTGTTGATCAGATTCTGCTTGAAGATGCGTTGCAGAGCTTCAGCATTCATGTGGCAGACGCAGAGGTTCTTGCTGCTGTGGAGAGCGATTCTCCGCCGATGATCATTCGTCAGAACTTCATCAACCCTGAGACAGGGGAGATTGATCGTGACCGATTCGAGCAGGCTCGAATGGATCCTGCCAATAGTGATATCTGGCTGCAGATCGAAGAGATTATTCGTCGCGAACTGATGGTTCAGAAGCTTCAGCGTGTCCTTGCAACGACAGTGAAAGTGACATCAGAGGAGCTTGATGCCCTCTATGATCGTCAGTTTGCTTCATATTCTGCAACCTTTCTGACTCTTCCCTTCAGCGCCGCAGGCCCTGATTCGCTGTTTGCTGTCAGCGACAAGGAGCTTAATGAGTACTACGAGAGCAACCGGGAACTGTTTCGTCAGGAGCCGACCCGCTCACTTGACTATGTGTCGTTTCCCGCGTTACCGACTGGCCGTGACAGTGTTGCGGTGAGAATGGAGCTTGAAGGACTGGCTGCAGAATTTGCGGCTTCGGATGACGACAGTTCATTTGTGAGCCTGCAGAGTGACCGTGGTGATACGTTTAATAAACGCTATACCCGGGCTGATTTTTCACCGGCAGCAGCTGCAGCTGTTTTCGACAGCGCCTCTCTTTCCGATGGAGCGCTTATCGGTCCTGTCGCTGATCGGAACGTCTACCGTTTGCTGAAAATCAGGAAGAGTGGTACGGACGGAGCCGTAGTCCGGGCTTCTCATATTCTTCTCGGGTTTCCGGCAGGCGATGCGGCTGCGAGAAACGATGCTGAAGAGAGGGCTGCATCGATCATGAATGAGTTGAAAAACGGCAAGTCCTTTGATCTTCTTGCCAGAGAATTTTCCGATGATCCGGGCAGCGCTCCTCATGGCGGAGATCTGGGATGGTTTGCGAAGGGGGCTATGGTACCTGACTTTGAAAAGGCGGCTTTCGGTGCTGCTCCAGGTCGAGTGGTCGGTCCTGTCGCGACGCAGTTCGGGTTGCACATCATCAAGGTAACCGGACGCGATAACCGCTTTATTGATTGTTCCGAAGTTGTTCGTTCTATCAGGCCGTCCAGCAATACGCTCGAAAGCGTACGCCGAACGGCTGCGGAATTCCAGATCGAGGCTGTTGATAAAGGTTTCCAGAAGGCGCTCGGTGCTTCAGGATTGAAGGTATCGTCAACAGGGCCTTTTACAAAAAACGGTATGATCCCCGGGATAGGATTCAATAATCAGATTACGCGTTTCGCGTTCGATGCCTCAAAAGGCGATGTTTCGGATGTCGTTGCAACTGATGACGGTTTTGTTGTTCTGCAGGTGACCGAGCGAAATGATTCCGGCTACCGCTCGCTGGACGAGACGGTGCGTGATCAGATTACCAGGCTGCTGAGGGATCGGAAAAAAGGTGTGGCGCTCGACGCGATGCTCAGCGCAGGGCTTGCTTCGTCAAAGCAGAATCTTGAAGCTCTTTCGCGCTCTCTTGCCGGCTCAAAGCTGGTCAAAGCATCAGATATCAGACGTAATGCCGAGAGCGCCTATGATCCCTTTCTTCTCGAAGCCCTTTCGGGCATGAAGCCGTCATCGGTTTCCCTGCCTGTCGAGACCAGAAGCGGACGGGCGCTCATCGCTCTTGAATCGAAGAGCTATCCGGATGGGATGGATCCCGATGAAGCCAGGCGTCGTCTGCGTCCATTGGTTGAACGGGCAAAAACCGAGCAGGTTATTGAGGATTATTTCAACGCATTGAGGCGCGAGGCCACGATTGAAGATATGAGAAGACTATAAGCGCGTCGGAGGTCAATAAACGCATCATCCCTCGTTCTGGAGGGGGGATGTGTTTATTGCAGTATAGGTTTACATCAGTACATTCTGCGGAACATGGCGCATCTGAAACTCTTTCAGGTGCGCTTTTATTTTTTCC
Coding sequences:
- a CDS encoding peptidylprolyl isomerase, with translation MALMTKLRDKTHIVLYTLLAAFLALIVFEWGMNSSGFTGGGVLAGKVNGTPVEYRNYEQVYDSLVDNFRRTSPQEEISDEIERELRQRAWNLLVDQILLEDALQSFSIHVADAEVLAAVESDSPPMIIRQNFINPETGEIDRDRFEQARMDPANSDIWLQIEEIIRRELMVQKLQRVLATTVKVTSEELDALYDRQFASYSATFLTLPFSAAGPDSLFAVSDKELNEYYESNRELFRQEPTRSLDYVSFPALPTGRDSVAVRMELEGLAAEFAASDDDSSFVSLQSDRGDTFNKRYTRADFSPAAAAAVFDSASLSDGALIGPVADRNVYRLLKIRKSGTDGAVVRASHILLGFPAGDAAARNDAEERAASIMNELKNGKSFDLLAREFSDDPGSAPHGGDLGWFAKGAMVPDFEKAAFGAAPGRVVGPVATQFGLHIIKVTGRDNRFIDCSEVVRSIRPSSNTLESVRRTAAEFQIEAVDKGFQKALGASGLKVSSTGPFTKNGMIPGIGFNNQITRFAFDASKGDVSDVVATDDGFVVLQVTERNDSGYRSLDETVRDQITRLLRDRKKGVALDAMLSAGLASSKQNLEALSRSLAGSKLVKASDIRRNAESAYDPFLLEALSGMKPSSVSLPVETRSGRALIALESKSYPDGMDPDEARRRLRPLVERAKTEQVIEDYFNALRREATIEDMRRL